In a single window of the Streptomyces sp. NBC_00094 genome:
- a CDS encoding SCO2322 family protein encodes MAGALLMLTAVAAAPAQAAGYRYWSFWESAEGKPWAYATQGPATARPADGDAIGFRFAISQGTSDTSLPSVAPDFPGICAGVEKKDGTKRIAVVVDFGGPQDAPPGERLPAKTVRVGCAQVREDATGAEALAEVAKPLRYDGAAMLCGIAGYPARGCGEQVAEGGEKTGASVAPTTAPGPGTPEASASGEGAGSPSFGVLAGGAAVLALGGAAIWKARRRG; translated from the coding sequence ATGGCCGGGGCGCTGCTGATGCTCACCGCCGTCGCGGCGGCCCCGGCGCAGGCCGCGGGCTACCGCTACTGGTCGTTCTGGGAGAGCGCCGAGGGGAAGCCCTGGGCGTACGCCACCCAGGGGCCGGCGACCGCCCGCCCCGCCGACGGCGACGCGATCGGCTTCCGCTTCGCGATCAGCCAGGGCACGAGCGACACCTCCCTGCCCTCCGTGGCCCCCGACTTCCCGGGGATCTGCGCGGGCGTGGAGAAGAAGGACGGCACCAAGCGGATCGCGGTCGTCGTCGACTTCGGCGGACCGCAGGACGCCCCGCCCGGCGAGCGGCTCCCGGCGAAGACCGTCCGGGTCGGCTGCGCGCAGGTCCGCGAGGACGCGACGGGCGCGGAGGCGCTGGCCGAGGTGGCGAAGCCGCTGCGGTACGACGGCGCGGCGATGCTGTGCGGGATCGCGGGCTATCCGGCGCGGGGCTGCGGCGAGCAGGTCGCGGAGGGCGGGGAGAAGACGGGGGCTTCGGTCGCCCCCACCACCGCGCCCGGTCCCGGCACCCCTGAGGCTTCCGCTTCCGGGGAAGGGGCCGGCAGCCCGTCGTTCGGCGTGCTCGCCGGCGGAGCCGCCGTCCTGGCGCTCGGCGGTGCCGCGATCTGGAAGGCTCGCCGGCGCGGATGA
- a CDS encoding prenyltransferase/squalene oxidase repeat-containing protein yields the protein MNTVRRGAAALAAAAVVLGTGAALPAAATPSPSASAGTAPVGPYGTSDPTYDGVWRQSLAFLAQRGTGFQPADQSVDWLLGQQCADGSFSSYRADATKPCDAKTMRDTNATALAVQALAAVRRQYADPEKVTTAVDAGTDWLRSAQNKDGGWGYTPGGGPSDANSTSVIIGALAAAGVKPVEFTSAEGRTPYDALLTFALPCSDKDGAGAFAYQPDKNGTLLANADATAAATLAGLGKSIVSSKARPAQPPTCEDPAKPTADRAALNGASYLAKALATTGHLMAPPMPGATDTTAKPDIGNTADAVVALAAAGASKEAEPALEWLETNSASWAKESGPAAYAQLILAARAMDTDPREFGTADLVEQLNALGPAPKTPDTSTASTSEDEGGFDVWWIIGIGMVVGVGIGFLVSGRKK from the coding sequence ATGAACACCGTCCGCCGCGGCGCCGCCGCGCTCGCCGCCGCCGCAGTCGTACTCGGCACCGGAGCAGCTCTTCCGGCCGCCGCCACGCCCTCCCCTTCCGCCTCGGCCGGCACGGCCCCGGTCGGTCCGTACGGCACGTCGGACCCGACCTACGACGGCGTCTGGCGCCAGTCGCTCGCCTTCCTCGCCCAGCGCGGAACCGGCTTCCAGCCCGCCGACCAGTCCGTGGACTGGCTCCTCGGCCAGCAGTGCGCCGACGGCTCCTTCAGCTCGTACCGCGCGGACGCCACGAAGCCCTGTGACGCGAAGACGATGCGGGACACCAACGCCACCGCCCTCGCCGTCCAGGCACTCGCCGCCGTCCGCCGCCAGTACGCCGACCCCGAGAAGGTCACCACGGCCGTCGACGCCGGCACCGACTGGCTGCGGAGCGCGCAGAACAAGGACGGCGGCTGGGGCTACACCCCCGGCGGCGGCCCCAGCGACGCCAACTCCACCTCGGTGATCATCGGCGCCCTCGCCGCGGCCGGCGTCAAGCCCGTCGAGTTCACCTCCGCCGAGGGCCGCACCCCCTACGACGCGCTCCTCACCTTCGCGCTGCCCTGCTCGGACAAGGACGGCGCCGGAGCCTTCGCGTACCAGCCGGACAAGAACGGCACGCTGCTCGCCAACGCGGACGCCACCGCCGCCGCCACCCTCGCCGGGCTCGGCAAGAGCATCGTCTCCAGCAAGGCCCGCCCCGCCCAGCCGCCGACCTGCGAGGACCCGGCCAAGCCGACCGCCGACCGGGCCGCCCTCAACGGCGCCTCCTACCTGGCGAAGGCCCTCGCGACGACCGGCCACCTCATGGCCCCGCCGATGCCCGGCGCCACCGACACGACGGCGAAGCCGGACATCGGCAACACCGCCGACGCGGTCGTGGCGCTCGCCGCGGCCGGCGCCTCCAAGGAGGCCGAGCCGGCGCTGGAGTGGCTGGAGACGAACTCCGCCTCCTGGGCGAAGGAGAGCGGCCCCGCCGCCTACGCGCAGCTGATCCTGGCCGCCCGCGCGATGGACACCGACCCGCGCGAGTTCGGCACCGCCGACCTCGTCGAGCAGCTCAACGCCCTGGGCCCGGCGCCCAAGACCCCGGACACCTCCACCGCCTCCACGAGTGAGGACGAGGGGGGCTTCGACGTCTGGTGGATCATCGGCATCGGCATGGTCGTCGGCGTCGGCATCGGCTTCCTCGTGAGCGGCCGCAAGAAGTGA
- a CDS encoding MBL fold metallo-hydrolase, which translates to MTQVTEHGGGVWSLRVPIPDNPLGHTLVHVLDTDRGPVLVDTGWDDPASWSELTDGLNALGLSVKDVHGVVITHHHPDHHGLSGRVRDESGAWIAMHAADTAVVRRTRDAEPGTWLDYMVHKLTAVGAPEEHVAPLRAARASGRMRTLPGLGSALPDREIVPGELLDLAGRRLRAIWTPGHTPGHVCLHLEEEHPSRLPGHGRLFSGDHLLPGISPHIGLYENPGELHETDPLGDYLDSLERIGRLGVAEVLPAHQYAFADAKGRIDELLVHHEERLTGLLALIATPLTPWQLAERMEWNRPWAEIPHGSRNIAVSEAEAHVRRLVKLGRAEAVTGTDPVTYVAV; encoded by the coding sequence ATGACCCAGGTGACCGAGCACGGCGGAGGCGTCTGGTCCCTACGGGTCCCCATCCCGGACAATCCGCTCGGCCACACCCTGGTCCACGTCCTCGACACCGACCGCGGACCGGTCCTCGTCGACACCGGCTGGGACGACCCGGCTTCCTGGAGCGAACTCACCGACGGACTGAACGCGTTGGGGCTCTCCGTGAAGGACGTCCACGGGGTCGTCATCACCCATCACCACCCCGACCACCACGGCCTCTCCGGCCGGGTCCGTGACGAGTCCGGGGCCTGGATCGCCATGCACGCGGCCGACACCGCCGTCGTCCGCCGCACCCGTGACGCCGAACCCGGCACCTGGCTCGACTACATGGTCCACAAGCTGACCGCCGTCGGCGCGCCCGAGGAGCACGTCGCCCCCCTGCGGGCCGCCCGCGCCTCCGGCCGGATGCGGACCCTGCCCGGTCTCGGCTCCGCCCTCCCCGACCGCGAGATCGTCCCCGGCGAGCTCCTCGACCTGGCCGGCCGGCGGCTGCGCGCGATCTGGACCCCCGGCCACACCCCCGGCCACGTCTGCCTCCACCTGGAGGAGGAGCACCCCTCCCGGCTGCCGGGCCACGGCCGGCTCTTCTCCGGTGACCACCTGCTTCCCGGGATCTCCCCGCACATCGGGCTGTACGAGAACCCGGGCGAGCTCCACGAGACCGACCCCCTCGGCGACTACCTCGACTCGCTCGAACGCATCGGCCGACTCGGCGTCGCCGAGGTCCTCCCCGCCCATCAGTACGCCTTCGCCGACGCCAAGGGCCGCATCGACGAGCTCCTCGTCCACCACGAGGAACGGCTCACCGGACTCCTCGCCCTGATCGCCACCCCGCTCACCCCCTGGCAGCTGGCCGAGCGGATGGAGTGGAACCGGCCCTGGGCGGAGATCCCCCACGGCTCCCGCAACATCGCCGTCAGCGAGGCCGAGGCCCACGTCCGCCGTCTGGTGAAGCTCGGCCGCGCGGAGGCGGTGACGGGTACGGACCCGGTGACGTACGTCGCGGTGTGA
- a CDS encoding cytochrome P450: MKDFPSIPTAPRALPLIGHVVPLLRDPLAFLNSLPAHGELVRIRLGPLAVVVVCDPELTRQVLLDDRVFDKGGPLYDRLREVIGDGVVSCRHQAHRRLRRLSQPAFHQARLPDYARAMTTCVQETTDSWSPGQVLDVPAEMMTTSSRIITATLFSDTLPSTAHGRLVSDVTTVVKSLYQRMFLIPPLDRLPTPGNRAHLAARARLHDTVERIIAQRRADGADHGDLLSALVAAHDPEDDRPGMTGAEISDTIVSFILAGIESTAATLSSALDLLARHPEVERRVHAEVDTALRGAPATHADLPRLPLTERVITETLRLRPPGWFFTRAVTADTHLGGHLLQAGTSVAYSPYLIHHRPDLYPDPEAFAPDRWASPHPRPPRHAFLPFAAGARKCIGDSFSMVEATLALATIASRWHLEHVPGHRGRLAAAVTLELRDLRMRVRPRTAMPASTVRSQVGDGRKSFPPDRS; encoded by the coding sequence ATGAAGGACTTCCCCTCGATCCCCACCGCTCCCCGCGCGCTCCCCCTGATCGGGCACGTCGTGCCGCTGCTGCGGGACCCGCTGGCGTTCCTGAACTCGCTGCCCGCCCACGGCGAGCTGGTCCGCATCCGGCTCGGCCCCCTCGCCGTCGTCGTGGTCTGCGATCCGGAACTGACCCGGCAAGTCCTGCTGGACGACCGCGTCTTCGACAAGGGCGGCCCGCTGTACGACCGCCTGCGCGAAGTGATCGGCGACGGCGTGGTCTCCTGCCGGCATCAGGCCCATCGCCGACTGCGGCGGCTGTCCCAGCCCGCCTTCCACCAGGCCCGGCTCCCGGACTACGCACGGGCCATGACCACCTGCGTCCAGGAGACGACCGACTCCTGGAGTCCCGGCCAAGTCCTCGACGTACCCGCCGAGATGATGACGACCAGCTCCAGGATCATCACCGCCACGCTGTTCTCCGACACCCTGCCCTCGACCGCGCACGGCCGGCTCGTCAGCGACGTCACCACCGTGGTCAAGAGCCTCTACCAGCGGATGTTCCTGATCCCGCCGCTGGACCGTCTGCCCACCCCCGGCAATCGCGCCCACCTCGCCGCCCGCGCCCGCCTCCACGACACCGTGGAGCGCATCATCGCCCAGCGCCGCGCCGACGGCGCCGACCACGGCGACCTGCTCTCGGCCCTGGTGGCGGCCCACGACCCCGAGGACGACCGCCCCGGCATGACCGGCGCCGAGATCAGCGACACGATCGTCTCCTTCATCCTGGCCGGCATCGAGAGCACCGCCGCCACGCTGTCCTCGGCACTCGATCTGCTGGCCCGCCACCCCGAAGTCGAGCGGCGGGTGCACGCCGAGGTCGACACCGCCCTGCGCGGCGCGCCGGCCACCCACGCCGACCTGCCGCGCCTGCCACTGACCGAGCGCGTCATCACCGAGACCCTCCGGCTGCGCCCGCCCGGCTGGTTCTTCACCCGCGCGGTCACCGCCGACACGCACCTCGGCGGGCACCTCCTGCAGGCCGGGACCAGCGTCGCCTACAGCCCGTACCTCATCCACCACCGGCCCGACCTCTACCCCGATCCCGAAGCCTTCGCCCCCGACCGCTGGGCCTCCCCGCACCCCCGACCGCCACGCCACGCCTTCCTGCCCTTCGCCGCGGGCGCCCGCAAATGCATCGGCGACTCCTTCAGCATGGTCGAGGCCACCCTCGCCCTCGCGACCATCGCCTCCCGATGGCACCTGGAACACGTGCCGGGCCACCGGGGCCGCCTCGCCGCCGCCGTGACGCTCGAACTCCGCGACCTGCGCATGCGGGTACGGCCACGCACCGCGATGCCCGCGTCGACCGTCCGATCGCAGGTCGGAGACGGAAGGAAGTCCTTTCCCCCAGACCGAAGCTGA